A stretch of the Capsicum annuum cultivar UCD-10X-F1 chromosome 8, UCD10Xv1.1, whole genome shotgun sequence genome encodes the following:
- the LOC107879534 gene encoding uncharacterized protein LOC107879534, with protein MTRKRGTGRGSIGRAGKSATRTNMPVRTVNMPTIPTPTVALETAGGVGAPTSNLGSTSPTTANQTNPTTVGTSSQTNQVGEDIARSIVATQMEKVIPVGAILQPSKACSNRIHESFKSELDHNGVNWKGVSCDIKYGYFREFKKHFYWDSSITDTAVKKHWQSKAATVYRNFIAKIKEKGIGQDFIHEDVWES; from the exons atgaCTCGAAAAAGAGGTACAGGTCGAGGAAGCATAGGGCGTGCAGGCAAGTCAGCAACTAGGACTAATATGCCTGTTCGTACTGTAAACATGCCTACTATTCCCACTCCTACAGTTGCGCTGGAAACAGCTGGTGGCGTAGGTGCTCCAACTTCTAATCTTGGTAGTACGTCTCCTACTACTGCAAATCAGACCAACCCAACAACTGTAGGTACGTCTTCACAAACCAACCAAGTAGGTGAGGACATAGCTCGTAGCATCGTAGCAACACAAATGGAGAAAGTAATTCCAGTTGGAGCCAT ATTGCAACCTTCTAAAGCGTGCTCCAATAGGATACAcgagtctttcaaaagtgaactTGATCACAATGGAGTCAATTGGAAAGGTGTCTCATGTGACATAAAATATGGCTATTTTAGGGAATTCAAG aaacactTCTATTGGGATTCTTCCATTACTGATACTGCAGTAAAGAAACACTGGCAGAGTAAGGCAGCAACTGTGTATAGAAATTTCATTgctaaaatcaaagagaaaggGATTGGGCAAGATTTTATACATG